A region of Clostridium acetobutylicum ATCC 824 DNA encodes the following proteins:
- a CDS encoding sensor histidine kinase encodes MDYSKIEDFHVNIKKDQRNKIIFLLILFCMYCFTQILFLNYEFYAKTSNVFKMIFDLGILISSIITYKFSGRKSIGHTRFGFAIVVIMDFISLVVTLRYGSFPREIYRFIRCSEGMQSFVIYTYIVGIVFRNVDDENKDKYVKVVEIISFVSLTLLMISLVLVEKVFTYKVITIYKFNIFCVCICLLITLIFIYNLYSRMKYIKDNCLIKWYVLVYLAVIIPNVLALSSTLMELRPFMEFISSFIIYITVSEKVINKTINNAKAEFYSLKRDKLSYRGVLEKLKDGVIIKNEDKVVFMNEAQRKMFGLTKDKTVEGIDINKIVHRCCCKAQNNEKKIITAGGKELYLEVEAFGITINGERLTLDIVKDVSDEILVKKSKEEIEKVKKTDKLKGEFFTNITHELRTPINVIYSALQVMEMRIDKNNFDRRNLNKYMKVLKQNCYRLLRIISNLIDITKIDTGFLKPCVSNREIIGLIENITMSIVPYLHEKGMELVFDTDVEEKYVQCDPDMVERIMLNLLSNAVKFRKEKGLVLVTIHDKGSRIVLKVKDNGIGIPKEKQKMIFKRFKQINPLHVTPHQGSGIGLSLVKSIVEMNGGKISVESEENVGTTFIIEFPAIQNEIMEEYKQVKKVDDNSIKNIVEKVNIEFADIYLE; translated from the coding sequence ATGGATTATTCTAAAATAGAGGATTTTCATGTCAACATTAAGAAAGATCAGCGAAATAAAATTATATTTTTATTAATACTTTTTTGTATGTATTGTTTCACTCAAATTTTATTTTTAAATTATGAATTTTACGCGAAAACAAGTAATGTTTTTAAAATGATTTTTGATTTAGGTATCTTAATTTCATCTATTATAACCTACAAGTTTTCGGGCAGAAAGTCAATTGGCCATACAAGGTTTGGTTTTGCAATTGTGGTTATTATGGATTTTATATCTTTGGTCGTTACATTAAGGTATGGTAGTTTTCCTAGAGAAATCTATAGATTCATAAGATGCAGCGAAGGTATGCAAAGTTTTGTTATTTATACATATATTGTTGGAATTGTTTTTAGAAATGTTGATGATGAAAATAAAGATAAGTACGTAAAGGTTGTAGAGATTATATCTTTTGTGAGTTTAACTTTATTGATGATATCACTAGTACTTGTAGAAAAAGTTTTTACTTATAAAGTTATAACTATATATAAATTTAATATATTTTGTGTTTGTATATGCCTATTGATAACCTTAATATTTATATACAATTTATATAGTAGAATGAAGTACATTAAGGATAATTGCTTAATTAAGTGGTATGTTCTTGTATACCTTGCAGTTATTATACCAAATGTTTTAGCCTTAAGTAGTACCCTTATGGAATTAAGGCCTTTTATGGAATTCATAAGCTCATTTATAATTTATATTACAGTATCAGAGAAAGTAATAAATAAAACAATAAATAATGCTAAGGCTGAATTTTATAGTTTAAAGAGAGATAAGCTCTCGTATAGAGGTGTTCTAGAAAAACTAAAAGATGGGGTTATAATAAAAAATGAAGATAAAGTAGTTTTTATGAATGAAGCTCAAAGGAAAATGTTTGGGCTGACTAAAGATAAAACTGTTGAAGGAATAGATATAAATAAAATTGTACATAGATGCTGCTGTAAGGCCCAAAATAATGAGAAGAAAATAATTACAGCTGGCGGTAAAGAGCTATATTTAGAGGTTGAAGCTTTTGGTATTACAATTAATGGCGAAAGGCTTACACTTGATATAGTTAAAGACGTTTCTGATGAAATTCTTGTTAAAAAAAGTAAAGAAGAAATTGAAAAGGTAAAGAAAACTGATAAGCTCAAAGGGGAATTTTTTACCAACATAACACATGAACTTAGAACTCCAATAAATGTTATATACAGTGCACTTCAAGTTATGGAAATGAGAATTGATAAAAACAATTTTGATAGGCGCAATTTAAATAAATATATGAAAGTTTTAAAGCAAAATTGCTATAGACTTTTGAGAATAATAAGTAATTTAATTGATATAACAAAAATTGATACTGGTTTTTTAAAACCTTGTGTAAGCAACAGAGAAATAATAGGCCTTATAGAAAATATAACCATGTCCATAGTTCCTTATTTACATGAAAAAGGAATGGAACTTGTATTTGATACAGATGTAGAAGAGAAATATGTTCAATGTGATCCAGACATGGTAGAAAGAATTATGCTAAATTTGCTTTCTAATGCAGTTAAATTTAGAAAGGAAAAAGGGTTAGTGCTTGTAACAATACATGATAAAGGATCAAGGATAGTGCTAAAGGTTAAAGATAACGGTATAGGAATACCTAAAGAAAAGCAGAAAATGATATTTAAAAGATTTAAGCAAATTAATCCTTTGCATGTAACTCCACATCAAGGGAGTGGTATAGGACTTTCTCTTGTGAAATCAATAGTGGAGATGAATGGAGGTAAAATATCGGTAGAAAGTGAAGAAAATGTTGGTACCACTTTCATCATAGAATTTCCAGCAATTCAAAATGAAATTATGGAAGAATACAAGCAGGTTAAGAAGGTTGATGATAACAGTATAAAAAACATAGTTGAGAAAGTTAACATAGAATTTGCAGATATATATTTGGAGTAA
- a CDS encoding replication-associated recombination protein A, giving the protein MNYTQGSLFENIENIPLAGRMRPRNLSDYIGQEHILEKGKALRNMLEKDSITSMILWGPPGVGKTTLAMIIASTTKCNFVEFSAATSGIKEIKDIMIKAEKDRLFGIRTLLFIDEIHRFNKSQQDTFLPHVEKGDIILIGATTENPSFEVNSALLSRCRVFVLKPLSNNDIVKLLKNALTDTRGFKNKNIQISEDLLTLIAVYSNGDARTALNVLEMAVLSSKLEHGVVTINKGILEDCMQNKALIYDKNGEEHYNLISALHKSMRNSDVDAAIYWLARMLEGGEDPLYIARRLIRFSSEDIGVADTNALNVTVNVYNSCHYIGMPECSVNLTEAVVYLSLAPKSNSIYMAYEKAKKDAKETLASGVPLHLRNAPTKLMSDLGYSKGYKYAHDFDNKVVDMQCLPDNLKDEKYYFPTTEGREKLFKERLHYIKKKKHTVNKSI; this is encoded by the coding sequence GTGAATTATACACAGGGTTCACTATTTGAAAACATTGAAAACATCCCTTTAGCAGGTCGTATGCGTCCTAGAAATTTAAGTGACTATATAGGCCAAGAACATATTTTAGAAAAAGGCAAGGCACTTAGAAATATGCTTGAAAAAGACAGCATTACCTCCATGATTTTGTGGGGGCCTCCTGGTGTTGGTAAAACTACTCTTGCCATGATAATTGCTTCAACGACAAAATGTAACTTTGTTGAGTTTAGTGCTGCAACCTCTGGTATAAAAGAAATTAAGGATATTATGATAAAAGCAGAGAAAGATAGATTATTTGGTATTCGTACCTTGTTATTTATAGATGAAATTCATAGATTCAATAAATCTCAACAGGATACCTTTCTCCCTCATGTTGAAAAAGGAGATATTATTCTAATTGGGGCAACCACCGAGAACCCCTCCTTCGAAGTTAATTCTGCCTTACTTTCAAGATGCAGAGTTTTTGTGTTAAAGCCACTTTCTAATAATGACATTGTAAAACTTCTAAAAAATGCTTTAACCGATACTAGAGGCTTTAAAAATAAAAATATTCAAATCTCAGAAGACCTTTTAACCTTAATAGCTGTATATTCTAATGGAGATGCAAGAACCGCCCTTAACGTTCTTGAAATGGCCGTTTTAAGCAGTAAATTAGAACATGGTGTGGTAACTATAAATAAAGGTATACTAGAGGACTGTATGCAAAACAAAGCTCTCATATACGATAAAAATGGAGAAGAACACTATAATTTAATTTCTGCTCTACATAAATCCATGAGAAACAGCGATGTAGATGCTGCTATTTACTGGCTTGCTAGAATGCTTGAGGGAGGAGAAGATCCTCTTTATATAGCCAGAAGACTTATACGTTTTTCTTCTGAAGATATTGGAGTTGCTGATACGAATGCATTAAATGTTACTGTTAATGTGTATAACTCTTGTCATTATATCGGAATGCCTGAATGCAGCGTTAATCTTACAGAGGCTGTAGTATATCTTTCACTAGCACCAAAATCCAACTCTATTTACATGGCCTATGAAAAGGCAAAAAAAGATGCGAAGGAAACCTTGGCCTCTGGTGTACCCCTTCACCTTAGGAATGCTCCTACAAAACTAATGTCAGACTTAGGCTATTCAAAAGGCTATAAATATGCACATGATTTTGATAATAAAGTAGTTGACATGCAGTGCTTACCTGATAATTTAAAAGATGAGAAATATTATTTTCCAACTACTGAAGGCAGGGAAAAACTTTTCAAGGAAAGATTACACTATATAAAAAAGAAAAAGCATACTGTTAATAAATCTATATAA
- a CDS encoding response regulator transcription factor yields MKKILIIEDETSIAELEKDYLELSNFKVDIEVSGKTGLEAAKEKNYELIILDLMLPEIDGFEICKQIRKIKNTPILMVSAKKEDIDKIRGLGLGADDYMTKPFSPSELVARVKAHISRYERLVNSSNKNLDDEIEIRGLNINKASRKVFVNGKESQFTAKEFDLLVFLAQNPDRVFSKEELFDKIWGMDSFGEIATVTVHIKKIREKIEKDTSNPEYIETVWGAGYRFRG; encoded by the coding sequence ATGAAAAAAATTTTAATTATTGAGGACGAGACTAGTATAGCTGAGCTTGAAAAAGATTATTTAGAACTTAGTAATTTCAAAGTAGATATAGAGGTTTCAGGAAAGACAGGCTTAGAGGCGGCAAAGGAAAAAAACTATGAATTAATTATACTTGATTTAATGCTGCCTGAAATAGATGGTTTTGAGATATGTAAACAAATAAGAAAAATCAAGAACACTCCTATTCTTATGGTGTCGGCTAAAAAGGAAGATATAGATAAAATAAGAGGTTTAGGTCTTGGTGCGGATGATTATATGACAAAGCCATTTAGTCCTAGTGAGCTTGTGGCAAGAGTAAAGGCTCATATAAGTAGATATGAAAGGCTTGTTAATAGCAGTAATAAAAATTTAGATGATGAGATTGAAATTAGAGGTCTCAATATAAACAAAGCATCAAGAAAAGTATTCGTAAATGGAAAAGAGTCTCAATTTACAGCTAAGGAATTTGATCTTTTGGTATTCTTAGCTCAAAATCCCGATAGAGTATTTAGTAAGGAAGAGTTATTTGATAAGATATGGGGAATGGATTCATTTGGTGAAATAGCAACGGTTACAGTTCATATAAAGAAGATAAGAGAAAAAATTGAAAAGGATACTTCTAACCCTGAATATATTGAAACCGTGTGGGGTGCAGGATATAGGTTTAGAGGATAA
- a CDS encoding manganese efflux pump, whose protein sequence is MILIFSALLFSISSNLDNVVVGMAYGIKKIKIGLLANLIIAITTSLGTFLSMTVGTYIAKFLSKHTANILGAVIIIILGVYFVIVSIPNLKKNTSSKSLAVKDVTDMVKYAEESDLDNSGDIDIKEAILVALGLTFNNLGTGVAASITGVSIQFTLIFTFTLSIVAILFGEYIGNHILGKFLGKYTPLFSGILFIILGIIEIIN, encoded by the coding sequence ATGATATTAATTTTCTCTGCATTATTGTTTAGTATATCTTCTAACTTAGACAACGTAGTCGTTGGTATGGCCTATGGCATCAAAAAAATAAAAATAGGACTACTAGCAAATCTTATAATAGCTATAACAACTTCTTTAGGGACATTTCTATCAATGACCGTTGGAACCTATATAGCTAAATTCTTGTCTAAGCACACAGCAAACATTTTAGGTGCTGTTATTATAATTATTCTAGGAGTATATTTTGTAATTGTGAGTATACCTAATCTTAAGAAAAATACTTCTTCAAAAAGCTTAGCTGTTAAAGATGTCACTGATATGGTAAAATACGCCGAAGAGTCCGATTTAGACAATTCTGGCGATATAGATATAAAGGAAGCTATCTTAGTAGCCCTTGGTTTAACCTTTAATAACCTAGGAACTGGTGTAGCCGCAAGCATCACTGGCGTAAGCATTCAATTTACACTTATATTTACCTTTACACTAAGCATAGTTGCAATTTTATTTGGAGAATATATTGGCAATCACATATTAGGAAAATTCTTAGGAAAGTATACCCCTCTTTTTTCTGGAATACTTTTTATAATACTAGGCATCATTGAAATTATAAATTAA
- the bcp gene encoding thioredoxin-dependent thiol peroxidase, whose protein sequence is MEIREGMKAPDFSLKGSDGKEHKLSDYIGKKVILYFYPKDNTQGCTKEACEFRDSSNKISDLNAVVLGVSKDSIKSHNNFIDKFKLPFVLLSDEEEVVCKLYDVIKEKSMYGRKYMGVERSTFIIDENGIVKSIFRKVRVNGHVENIIKSL, encoded by the coding sequence ATGGAGATAAGAGAAGGAATGAAAGCGCCAGATTTTTCTCTTAAAGGATCAGATGGTAAGGAACATAAATTAAGTGATTATATTGGGAAAAAAGTAATTCTTTATTTTTATCCTAAGGACAATACACAAGGATGCACTAAAGAAGCTTGTGAATTTAGAGATAGTTCTAATAAAATTAGTGATTTAAATGCGGTTGTACTTGGAGTAAGTAAGGATTCAATAAAGTCACATAATAATTTTATTGATAAATTTAAGCTGCCATTTGTACTACTTTCAGATGAAGAAGAAGTTGTATGCAAATTATACGATGTGATTAAAGAGAAGAGCATGTATGGAAGAAAATATATGGGTGTTGAGAGAAGTACTTTCATAATAGATGAAAATGGAATTGTAAAAAGTATTTTCAGAAAAGTAAGGGTTAATGGACATGTTGAAAACATAATAAAGTCTTTATGA
- a CDS encoding ABC transporter permease, protein MQLTRLIKMSIQSIWANKVRSFLTMLGIIIGIASVIVLVGIGQGTKESVSSQIESLGTNLIAINIVGNRNKAISMQELNDLKKKPGIKDIAPVLTNSVNVKVGDNTASTSMEASTANYAQIRNLSVSSGRFINSRDVNNRYKVAVVGVDVANELFNSTDVVGQTMNVNGVEFTIVGILNSTGSSIAGSNDDKIIVPLSTAERLTQTTQIKTFYAEAESQGTVDEAMGYLQLFLNNKYRSVEEGSNNSNSNNNYRILSQSSILETATQTTSSMTTMLTGTAAISLLVGGIGIMNIMLVSVIERTREIGIRKAVGAKRRTILIQFLIEAASLSAVGGIIGVVIGYGGAKLLAVLLRANVAISGNVVLGSFLFSVLVGIVFGIYPANKASKLSPMEALRFE, encoded by the coding sequence ATGCAATTAACAAGGCTTATAAAAATGTCCATTCAATCTATTTGGGCTAATAAAGTGAGATCCTTTCTTACTATGCTTGGGATAATAATTGGTATAGCATCAGTAATAGTTCTCGTTGGAATAGGCCAGGGCACTAAGGAAAGTGTATCTAGCCAAATTGAAAGTCTTGGAACAAATCTTATAGCTATAAACATAGTTGGAAATAGAAATAAGGCTATATCTATGCAGGAACTTAATGATTTAAAGAAAAAGCCAGGAATAAAGGATATAGCACCGGTTTTAACAAATAGCGTTAATGTTAAGGTTGGGGATAATACTGCATCAACAAGTATGGAAGCAAGTACAGCTAATTATGCACAAATAAGGAATCTTTCTGTGAGCTCTGGAAGGTTTATAAATAGCAGAGATGTGAACAATAGGTATAAGGTTGCGGTAGTAGGGGTGGATGTTGCAAATGAGCTTTTTAATTCTACTGACGTTGTCGGACAAACAATGAATGTTAATGGAGTTGAATTTACTATAGTGGGAATACTAAATTCAACAGGAAGTTCAATAGCCGGGTCTAATGATGATAAGATAATAGTACCATTAAGCACGGCAGAAAGGCTTACGCAAACAACTCAAATAAAGACATTTTATGCAGAGGCAGAGAGCCAAGGTACAGTAGATGAAGCTATGGGATATCTACAATTATTTTTGAATAATAAGTACAGAAGTGTAGAAGAAGGTAGCAATAACTCCAATTCAAATAACAATTATAGAATTCTTAGTCAATCAAGCATATTAGAGACTGCTACGCAAACTACTAGTAGCATGACAACAATGCTTACAGGTACGGCAGCTATATCGCTTTTGGTTGGTGGCATAGGCATTATGAATATTATGCTCGTTTCAGTAATAGAGAGAACTAGAGAAATAGGAATAAGAAAAGCAGTTGGAGCAAAAAGAAGAACCATATTAATACAGTTTTTGATAGAAGCAGCTAGTTTAAGTGCTGTTGGAGGAATAATTGGAGTTGTAATTGGATACGGAGGGGCGAAGCTTTTGGCAGTGCTTTTAAGGGCAAATGTAGCAATTTCGGGAAATGTAGTTTTAGGATCATTTTTATTTTCCGTGCTTGTGGGAATAGTATTTGGAATATACCCTGCTAATAAAGCATCAAAACTTAGTCCTATGGAAGCTTTGAGATTTGAATAA
- a CDS encoding EAL domain-containing protein yields MEANSIDVNSILANKNLIIKFQPVVSVIKKSVIGLEAVCLGSSDDNGGIISTSKLFKTAEEQGVLIELDRLYREKAVKEFVKVYKRNKELLLFLDINISIIDKYVGSGIIMNLISDSGISTNNVVLQIIEGKMTNLEALKKFIYLYRSNGFLVALKDLGTGFANMDKISYVEPDIIKINSVLTKGIEVDYYRQEVFRSLVNLSKKIGALVVCEDIASEQETMMIMELGADMLEGSYFENDFDLGEKFLDASRKLIDATAVKYEKYTEEEVKAKEMIYSGYDFVINEALKELSSLTEDKFDDSINTVINKNSKLECVYVLNKEGIQVGSTATRFTDMVPQRALIFEPAQKGTNHSLKKYYYFLKTMSLNKYVTEPYISLATGNLCITISAVFKNLEGKEYILCVDFNPNYMSM; encoded by the coding sequence ATGGAGGCAAATAGTATAGATGTAAACAGCATACTAGCTAATAAGAATTTAATTATAAAATTTCAACCTGTTGTATCAGTGATAAAAAAATCTGTAATTGGTTTAGAGGCGGTTTGTTTAGGTTCTTCTGATGATAATGGGGGAATTATTTCTACATCAAAACTTTTTAAGACTGCCGAAGAGCAAGGTGTTTTAATTGAGCTTGACAGACTTTATAGAGAAAAGGCAGTTAAGGAGTTTGTTAAAGTCTACAAAAGGAATAAAGAACTACTTTTATTTTTAGATATTAATATATCAATAATAGATAAGTATGTTGGCTCTGGAATAATAATGAACTTGATATCGGATTCTGGAATATCTACTAATAATGTTGTGCTTCAAATTATTGAAGGAAAAATGACTAATTTAGAAGCTCTTAAGAAATTTATATATTTATATAGAAGCAATGGTTTTTTAGTAGCGCTTAAGGATTTAGGGACAGGTTTTGCCAATATGGACAAAATATCTTATGTTGAACCAGATATTATAAAAATAAACAGTGTTTTGACTAAAGGTATAGAAGTTGACTATTATAGACAAGAAGTATTCAGATCCCTTGTTAATTTATCTAAAAAGATTGGTGCGCTTGTTGTCTGTGAGGATATAGCTTCAGAGCAAGAGACTATGATGATAATGGAGCTTGGAGCAGATATGCTTGAAGGATCATATTTTGAAAATGATTTTGATTTAGGTGAAAAATTTTTAGACGCAAGTAGAAAGCTCATAGATGCCACAGCGGTAAAATATGAGAAATATACAGAAGAAGAAGTAAAAGCTAAGGAAATGATTTATAGTGGATATGATTTTGTTATAAATGAAGCTTTAAAGGAACTTTCATCTTTAACAGAGGATAAGTTTGATGATTCTATAAATACAGTTATAAATAAGAATAGCAAGCTTGAATGTGTATATGTACTTAATAAGGAAGGTATTCAGGTAGGTAGTACTGCTACTAGGTTTACAGATATGGTTCCACAAAGAGCACTTATATTTGAACCAGCTCAAAAAGGAACTAATCATTCTTTGAAGAAATATTATTATTTTCTTAAAACAATGAGTCTTAATAAATATGTAACAGAGCCATACATATCACTAGCTACAGGAAATTTATGTATAACTATTTCTGCAGTATTTAAAAATTTAGAAGGTAAAGAATATATACTATGTGTTGACTTTAATCCTAATTATATGAGTATGTAA
- a CDS encoding helix-turn-helix domain-containing protein: protein MGNCQILSSGDKIKLIRKKYGLRQDDIVGEEVTRNLISQIEHNKAKLTKSTAEIIIKNLKEIAKKNNLEMDVTADYLLEDELAQANSILENYVDELKNLLVYKCSRFYESLKSAEEFLIQWDIKEKKVQIYELAGDYFYIQNDLAKSVLYYEKAFDILDKTSYNKSLLSILRKLSLMYLNSLKYDRSIECCNFALNHFKNMPDDYISIFLFNTALCYYYMHYYEKALEVIDNLEPLIKDNTSKLIDVLNNKACCLSDLNRIDEAAEIYLRIFNLLNTNNIKSSQYLLILSNLIDTFAKKDVKDEVIKYLNLLLDRFPTSSQDDSYLSVACFNAAKAFIYLGDLQKAEEYLLKALTLSKNHNKYSLQEKTLSLLTDLYIQLNDFEKLEEINLEAVVLSNSQQKVCTNIFYKLLKFLNQNNKTEDIDKILNFLIKFK from the coding sequence ATGGGAAACTGTCAAATTTTATCATCCGGAGATAAAATAAAATTAATAAGAAAAAAATACGGCCTAAGACAAGACGATATTGTTGGAGAAGAAGTTACTCGCAATCTCATAAGTCAAATAGAACATAACAAGGCAAAGCTTACAAAAAGTACTGCCGAAATAATAATAAAGAACTTAAAGGAAATCGCTAAAAAAAATAACCTTGAAATGGATGTAACTGCGGATTATCTTTTAGAAGATGAACTAGCTCAAGCAAATTCCATATTAGAAAATTATGTTGACGAATTAAAAAACTTACTTGTATACAAATGTAGCAGATTTTATGAGTCTTTAAAAAGCGCAGAAGAATTCCTAATACAGTGGGATATAAAGGAAAAGAAGGTTCAAATTTACGAGTTAGCAGGAGACTATTTTTACATACAAAATGATTTGGCTAAAAGCGTATTGTACTACGAAAAGGCTTTTGATATATTGGATAAAACCTCGTACAACAAAAGCCTGCTTAGTATTTTAAGGAAATTATCCTTGATGTATTTAAACTCTTTAAAATACGATAGAAGTATTGAATGCTGTAATTTTGCTTTAAATCACTTTAAAAACATGCCTGACGATTATATATCAATATTTTTATTTAATACCGCATTATGTTATTACTACATGCACTATTATGAAAAAGCTCTCGAAGTTATTGATAACCTTGAACCTCTTATTAAAGATAATACTTCTAAACTTATAGATGTTTTAAATAATAAAGCATGTTGTTTATCTGATTTAAATAGGATTGATGAAGCTGCTGAAATTTATTTAAGAATTTTTAACCTCTTAAATACCAATAACATAAAATCGTCTCAATATTTATTAATTTTATCCAATTTGATTGATACTTTTGCCAAAAAGGATGTAAAGGATGAAGTTATTAAATATTTAAATTTGCTTTTAGATAGATTTCCTACAAGTTCTCAAGATGATAGTTATCTGAGTGTTGCATGCTTTAACGCAGCTAAAGCATTTATTTATTTAGGCGATTTACAGAAAGCTGAGGAATATCTTTTAAAAGCATTGACTCTTTCTAAAAATCATAACAAGTACTCTTTGCAGGAAAAAACGCTTTCCTTGTTAACGGATTTATATATACAACTTAATGATTTTGAAAAGTTAGAAGAGATTAATTTAGAAGCTGTTGTTCTTTCCAACTCTCAGCAAAAAGTATGTACTAATATTTTTTACAAACTATTAAAATTTCTTAATCAAAATAATAAAACCGAAGACATAGATAAAATATTAAATTTTTTAATAAAGTTTAAGTAA
- a CDS encoding SprT family zinc-dependent metalloprotease: MNIEYMNQKVEFSLVRKERKSIKISVNRDFTIEVIAPFNVAEEEIKNVVYKKMKWIIKQMKRMENIIDINEEIKYSDGDAFYIFGTPYRLIVKKGIKNKMRIFGENVYMYIKEKDNYEYKKNYAEKWYKKIAAIELEYLYNEKYKIFDEIYDEKPKLCIRKMKSKWGSYSPADNKVVLNTQLVKIPKTCIEYVIIHELCHVKFRNHRKEFYNYVNNFMPDWKLKKESLDRYVNV; encoded by the coding sequence ATGAATATTGAATATATGAATCAAAAAGTTGAGTTTTCACTGGTTCGCAAGGAAAGAAAAAGTATAAAAATTTCTGTTAATAGAGACTTTACGATAGAGGTAATTGCTCCATTTAATGTAGCAGAAGAGGAAATAAAAAATGTAGTGTACAAGAAAATGAAGTGGATAATAAAACAAATGAAGAGAATGGAGAATATTATTGATATAAATGAAGAGATAAAATATTCAGACGGTGATGCATTTTATATTTTTGGGACTCCTTATAGACTTATAGTAAAAAAGGGTATAAAAAATAAAATGAGGATTTTTGGAGAAAATGTATACATGTATATAAAAGAAAAAGATAATTATGAGTACAAAAAAAATTATGCTGAAAAATGGTATAAAAAAATAGCAGCAATTGAATTAGAGTATTTATATAACGAAAAATATAAGATATTTGATGAGATATATGATGAAAAACCTAAATTATGTATCAGAAAGATGAAATCAAAATGGGGAAGCTATAGCCCAGCTGATAATAAGGTGGTTTTAAATACACAACTCGTAAAAATTCCTAAAACCTGCATAGAATATGTTATAATCCATGAGCTCTGTCACGTGAAATTTAGAAATCACAGGAAGGAATTTTATAATTACGTAAACAACTTCATGCCTGATTGGAAGCTTAAAAAAGAATCACTAGATAGGTATGTTAATGTTTAA